One stretch of Amycolatopsis sp. NBC_00345 DNA includes these proteins:
- a CDS encoding dihydrofolate reductase family protein — protein sequence MLPVIYSMSVSLDGFIAGPDGDIGWGGPDAEQFGFHVEQTRHLAAYLCGRGLYQDMLVWENAEQTMPGEAQLEFARIWRPIPKVVFSRTLTSVAGNARLATGDLATEAGRLRDKPGEGVVSVGGAGLAAEAITEDLIDEYRQFVYPVVLGGGTPYFPPLATPLELRLIESRTFSSRVVYLRYQRIR from the coding sequence ATGTTGCCGGTGATCTACTCGATGAGCGTGTCGCTGGACGGGTTCATCGCGGGCCCGGACGGCGACATCGGCTGGGGCGGCCCGGACGCCGAGCAGTTCGGCTTCCACGTCGAGCAGACCCGTCACCTTGCCGCATACCTGTGCGGGCGCGGCCTGTACCAGGACATGCTGGTCTGGGAGAACGCCGAGCAGACCATGCCCGGCGAGGCGCAGCTGGAGTTCGCCCGGATCTGGCGGCCGATCCCGAAGGTGGTGTTCTCCCGGACGCTGACTTCGGTGGCGGGCAACGCGCGCCTGGCCACCGGCGACCTCGCCACGGAGGCCGGCCGGCTGCGCGACAAGCCGGGCGAGGGCGTGGTGTCCGTCGGCGGAGCGGGCCTGGCCGCGGAGGCCATCACCGAGGACCTGATCGACGAGTACCGCCAGTTCGTCTACCCGGTCGTCCTCGGCGGCGGCACCCCGTACTTCCCGCCGCTGGCCACGCCCCTCGAGCTGCGGCTGATCGAGTCCCGGACCTTCAGCTCCCGGGTCGTTTACCTTCGGTACCAGCGCATCCGCTGA
- a CDS encoding TetR/AcrR family transcriptional regulator, whose protein sequence is MATEPEAVRRLPRAERREQILDAATRAFARSGYAATGLDDVAAEAGITRVLLYRHFDSKNDMYRAVLDRAGARLGTAMGSGDYDEGSLPALTRSAAADPDGFRLLFRHAVREPEFRDVVDGIRAASAEVTRKELGATIPPGPWLDWAVQLVPAVTIEAVIAWLDAGQPDPDQAAGRIARIVRGIIDVAGAVDRPKK, encoded by the coding sequence ATGGCGACTGAACCGGAGGCCGTCCGGCGTTTGCCCCGCGCCGAACGGCGCGAGCAGATCCTGGACGCGGCGACCCGGGCGTTCGCGCGCAGCGGGTACGCCGCCACCGGCCTGGACGACGTGGCAGCCGAGGCGGGGATCACGCGTGTGCTGCTGTACCGGCACTTCGACTCGAAGAACGACATGTACCGGGCCGTGCTCGACCGGGCCGGCGCCCGGCTCGGCACCGCGATGGGATCCGGGGACTACGACGAGGGCAGCCTGCCCGCGCTGACGCGCAGCGCCGCGGCCGATCCGGACGGTTTCCGGCTGCTGTTCCGCCACGCGGTGCGAGAGCCTGAGTTCCGCGACGTGGTGGACGGCATCCGAGCCGCCTCCGCCGAGGTCACCCGCAAAGAGCTCGGCGCCACGATCCCGCCCGGCCCGTGGCTGGACTGGGCGGTCCAGCTGGTTCCGGCGGTCACCATCGAGGCGGTGATCGCCTGGCTCGACGCGGGACAGCCGGATCCGGATCAGGCCGCGGGCCGTATCGCCCGGATCGTGCGCGGCATCATCGACGTGGCTGGGGCCGTTGACCGCCCGAAGAAGTAA